The proteins below are encoded in one region of Methanosarcina barkeri 3:
- a CDS encoding phasin family protein — MKESVRKLGLIGAGLWAITEDKVNDLVKELIDKGDISKEEGKKAIQDMLEERKKQKLDLEKKISEKIQESISKTDVFAKKDMHELESRIETLEDEIQRIKNKEKMFFK; from the coding sequence ATGAAAGAATCCGTCAGAAAACTTGGGCTTATAGGAGCTGGCCTCTGGGCAATAACCGAAGACAAAGTAAACGATCTTGTAAAGGAACTTATTGATAAAGGGGACATCAGTAAGGAAGAAGGCAAAAAAGCTATCCAGGATATGCTTGAAGAACGAAAAAAACAGAAGCTTGATCTTGAAAAGAAAATCTCTGAGAAGATTCAGGAATCTATATCAAAAACTGATGTATTTGCTAAAAAAGATATGCATGAACTTGAGTCCAGGATAGAAACACTGGAAGATGAAATTCAAAGAATCAAAAACAAAGAAAAAATGTTTTTCAAGTGA